GCTACTCAATGAATTATATATTAAATGTTAGACTTTCTCTATTAAGATAATATAATTAGTTATGATTTGTGGAATTGACGAAGTCGGGAGAGGATGCATTTTTGGACCAGTGTTAAGTGCGGCAGTTGTTTTTAAAGGAAATCCTAGTTTTTTAAGTGAACTAGATGATTCAAAAAAGCTTAAAAAAGAAAAAAGGGAATACTTATCTTCATTAATACTTAAAAATGCATATTATGCCTTCGCAGAGGTACCTAACCACATCATTGACAAAATTAATATTCACAATGCCTCTCTTCTTGCTATGCAACTCGCGTACGAAAGCCTAAACATACAATGTGATTTAGTCCTTGTGGATGGGAAATTCGTTCCAACAATAAAAGCTAAAAGAATCAAGGCAATAATCAAGGGAGACTCTATTATTAATGAAATAAAAGCAGCCTCCATTATCGCAAAAGTACGAAGAGATAAGTTGATGGACGAATACGATAAAATTTATCCTCTCTATTCCCTAAAAAACAACAAAGGATACCCGACACAGACCCACAAAGACGCAATAAAGAAACATGGAATCCTAAGCCTTCACAGAAAAAGTTTCAAACTTACCTAAATATTTTTTTAATAATCTCTATTTCTAGATCTTCCTGAAAAGTGATAATCTTTATCAAAATTGTCACCTCTGAAACCTTCATTATTAGCATCAAAATCATCATGCTGAGTTTCTCCTGCAACATAATTTCCAGAAATCTTCTTCTTAATTACAGAAATTGCTCTTAATAAGCTTGCTTCAAATTCC
This is a stretch of genomic DNA from Borrelia sp. P9F1. It encodes these proteins:
- a CDS encoding ribonuclease HII encodes the protein MICGIDEVGRGCIFGPVLSAAVVFKGNPSFLSELDDSKKLKKEKREYLSSLILKNAYYAFAEVPNHIIDKINIHNASLLAMQLAYESLNIQCDLVLVDGKFVPTIKAKRIKAIIKGDSIINEIKAASIIAKVRRDKLMDEYDKIYPLYSLKNNKGYPTQTHKDAIKKHGILSLHRKSFKLT
- a CDS encoding DUF3276 family protein; this encodes MGERGEIYSDKLFTNSERTYFFNVKENRKGDYFLNIVESKRNASGDFERHSVFIYEENIKEFEASLLRAISVIKKKISGNYVAGETQHDDFDANNEGFRGDNFDKDYHFSGRSRNRDY